A genomic region of Exiguobacterium oxidotolerans JCM 12280 contains the following coding sequences:
- a CDS encoding helix-turn-helix domain-containing protein: MSKFKRSASEKLYAIQTYEEGVSTLWEVARLFGVTQSTLLRWRQMYRQGGISALEKRSVCTKYSNEFKERAVRDVLEKGEPVMDVIIKLNISSASVLRRWISNYNGRSEDTLLKERFAMTRGRITTFEERVSIVSDCLKNGKKYKETAKTHRVSYQQIYKWVQKYEKNGIDGLMDSRGRTKPFEELTDVERLSIEMKKIEQENELLRMENEFLKKLEEFERGRG; this comes from the coding sequence ATGTCCAAATTCAAGCGTTCCGCTAGTGAAAAACTATATGCCATCCAAACTTATGAAGAAGGAGTGTCCACGTTGTGGGAAGTCGCAAGACTCTTCGGGGTCACACAATCGACCCTACTCAGATGGAGACAGATGTATCGTCAAGGCGGTATCTCAGCTTTGGAGAAACGGTCGGTATGCACGAAGTATTCCAATGAGTTTAAAGAGCGAGCCGTACGCGACGTGCTAGAAAAAGGTGAGCCCGTCATGGACGTCATCATAAAATTAAACATCTCCAGTGCAAGCGTACTCAGACGTTGGATTTCAAACTATAATGGTCGTAGTGAAGACACACTACTAAAGGAGCGATTCGCTATGACCAGAGGAAGAATCACGACATTCGAAGAACGCGTTAGTATAGTCAGCGACTGTCTTAAAAATGGAAAGAAGTATAAAGAAACTGCGAAGACCCACCGGGTCTCCTACCAACAAATCTACAAGTGGGTTCAAAAGTATGAAAAGAATGGGATTGACGGACTGATGGATAGCCGTGGACGTACGAAACCGTTTGAGGAACTGACGGACGTGGAACGCCTCTCCATCGAGATGAAAAAGATTGAGCAAGAGAACGAGCTTCTTCGAATGGAAAATGAGTTCTTAAAAAAGCTAGAGGAGTTCGAAAGGGGGAGAGGTTAG